From a single Nostoc sp. MS1 genomic region:
- the aroC gene encoding chorismate synthase has protein sequence MGNTFGHLFRITTFGESHGGGVGVVIDGCPPRLPISAEEIQLELDRRKPGQSKITTPRKEADTCEILSGVFEGKTLGTPISILVRNKDTRPQDYDEMAQKYRPSHADATYDAKYGIRNWQGGGRSSARETIGRVAAGAIAKKILRQVANVEVIGYVKRIKDLEGVVDPNTVTLEQVESNIVRCPDGELAERMIDLIEQTGRQGDSIGGVVECVARNVPKGLGEPVFDKLEADIAKAVMSLPASKGFEIGSGFAGTVLTGFEHNDEYYIDENGEVRTVTNRSGGIQGGISNGENIILRVAFKPTATIRKEQKTVTREGEETLLAAKGRHDPCVLPRAVPMVEAMVALVLCDHLLRHHAQCQLL, from the coding sequence ATGGGTAATACTTTTGGACATCTATTTCGCATCACTACTTTTGGTGAGTCACACGGTGGAGGTGTGGGGGTTGTGATTGATGGTTGTCCCCCACGGCTGCCAATTTCTGCTGAGGAGATTCAACTGGAGTTAGACAGGAGAAAGCCAGGACAGAGTAAGATTACAACGCCTCGTAAAGAAGCTGACACCTGTGAGATTTTGTCTGGGGTATTTGAGGGTAAAACTCTGGGAACACCAATCTCGATTTTGGTGCGGAATAAAGATACTCGTCCGCAAGATTACGATGAGATGGCGCAAAAGTATCGTCCTTCCCATGCTGATGCTACCTATGATGCTAAATACGGGATTCGTAACTGGCAAGGTGGGGGTAGATCATCGGCGCGTGAGACAATTGGCAGAGTAGCCGCAGGTGCGATCGCTAAAAAAATTCTCCGTCAAGTTGCTAATGTAGAGGTTATCGGCTACGTCAAGCGCATTAAAGATTTAGAAGGTGTTGTTGATCCCAATACTGTCACCTTAGAACAAGTGGAAAGCAACATCGTGCGCTGTCCCGATGGGGAATTAGCAGAACGCATGATTGATTTAATTGAACAAACTGGCAGACAAGGCGATTCTATTGGTGGTGTGGTAGAGTGCGTAGCGCGGAACGTACCTAAAGGTTTGGGTGAGCCTGTATTCGATAAATTAGAAGCAGATATCGCCAAAGCTGTCATGTCACTCCCCGCCAGCAAAGGCTTTGAAATTGGCTCAGGTTTTGCCGGGACTGTGTTAACAGGATTTGAGCATAACGATGAATATTACATTGATGAAAACGGCGAAGTTCGTACAGTAACTAACCGTTCTGGTGGGATTCAAGGTGGTATTTCTAACGGTGAAAATATTATTTTGCGAGTAGCATTTAAACCAACAGCCACAATTAGAAAAGAGCAAAAAACAGTCACTCGTGAAGGTGAAGAAACCTTACTCGCAGCCAAAGGCAGACATGATCCCTGCGTTTTACCCCGTGCAGTCCCAATGGTAGAAGCAATGGTGGCTTTGGTTCTTTGCGACCATTTATTACGCCACCACGCTCAGTGTCAACTTTTATAG
- a CDS encoding phosphatidylglycerol lysyltransferase domain-containing protein: MSSISKTQLGLWSAAILTAVVGVVNLLSSVTPNLYGRNHWLKEFLPFDIRASGHIFAALTGFILLTLATNLLRRKRVAWILTIGILVISIISHLLKGWDYEESILSGILLVQLILMRHVFTAQSDRPSVAQGVRILIGALLFTLAYGTVGFYLLDGKFTENFNWGEAVVQTLAMFFTEDNWGLQPKSKFGEFFANSIYIIAASTMTFAVIMLLQPVLSRNAATANEQRKAKEIVQDYGRSSLAALTLLSDKSYYFSPSGRSVIAYVPKGRGAIALGDPIGPIEDRMETIVSFWEFCQRNDWYPAFYQTLPDDLEMYTSLGFRVLKIGEEAIVDLKSFTLQGKAGKNFRPSINRLTKLGYQINFHQPPITNELLQQLKPVSDEWLRMVQGSEKRFSLGWFDEAYLRECEIAVIMNPNGQIDAFTNLLPEYQLNEATIDLMRHRESMENGTMDFLFTSLLQHFKDQGYDSFNFGLSALAGVGEQPESRRLEKVLRYLYEHLNRFYNFQGLHSYKEKFHPRWEGRYLVYPSLTSLPDVVVALIRADSGDRLLDYFQPGA, from the coding sequence ATGAGTAGTATATCTAAAACTCAACTAGGACTTTGGAGTGCAGCTATTCTAACTGCTGTAGTTGGAGTAGTTAACTTATTATCATCAGTCACACCTAATTTATATGGTAGAAATCATTGGCTAAAAGAATTTTTACCATTTGATATTCGTGCTAGCGGTCATATATTTGCCGCGTTAACAGGATTTATTCTATTAACACTTGCTACTAATTTATTACGGCGAAAACGAGTTGCTTGGATCTTAACTATAGGTATATTAGTTATTTCTATCATAAGTCATTTATTAAAAGGATGGGATTACGAAGAAAGTATATTATCGGGAATTTTACTAGTACAGTTAATCTTGATGCGCCATGTTTTTACAGCACAATCTGACCGTCCTTCAGTAGCGCAAGGTGTGCGGATATTAATAGGTGCATTGTTATTTACCTTAGCTTATGGCACAGTAGGATTCTATTTGTTAGATGGCAAATTCACCGAAAATTTTAATTGGGGTGAAGCCGTAGTACAAACCTTGGCAATGTTTTTTACAGAAGATAATTGGGGTTTGCAGCCAAAGAGTAAATTTGGAGAATTTTTTGCTAATTCTATTTATATCATTGCTGCCAGTACAATGACATTTGCAGTGATCATGCTTTTACAACCAGTATTATCACGTAATGCTGCTACTGCAAATGAGCAAAGAAAAGCAAAGGAAATTGTTCAAGACTATGGACGTTCTTCCTTGGCAGCTTTGACTCTTTTGAGTGATAAAAGCTATTATTTTAGTCCTTCTGGTCGTAGCGTTATTGCTTATGTTCCTAAAGGTAGGGGTGCGATCGCCTTGGGTGATCCCATCGGCCCCATTGAAGACAGAATGGAAACTATCGTTAGTTTCTGGGAGTTTTGTCAACGTAATGATTGGTATCCAGCTTTTTACCAAACTTTACCCGATGACTTGGAAATGTACACTTCTTTAGGGTTTAGGGTTCTCAAGATTGGTGAAGAAGCGATCGTGGATCTCAAGAGTTTTACTTTGCAAGGGAAAGCTGGTAAAAACTTTCGTCCATCAATTAACCGTTTGACTAAATTAGGTTATCAAATTAATTTCCATCAACCACCAATTACTAATGAATTATTGCAGCAACTCAAACCCGTGAGTGATGAATGGTTAAGGATGGTGCAAGGTTCAGAAAAACGCTTTTCTTTGGGTTGGTTTGATGAAGCTTACCTACGGGAGTGTGAGATTGCTGTCATTATGAATCCCAATGGGCAAATCGATGCTTTTACCAATCTCTTACCAGAATATCAACTGAACGAAGCCACCATTGATTTGATGCGTCACCGAGAATCAATGGAAAATGGGACGATGGATTTTTTATTCACTTCCCTACTGCAACACTTTAAAGACCAAGGTTACGACAGCTTTAACTTTGGCTTATCTGCATTGGCTGGGGTGGGTGAACAACCAGAATCCAGGCGTTTAGAGAAGGTATTGCGCTATCTTTACGAACATTTAAACCGTTTCTACAATTTTCAAGGCTTACATTCCTATAAAGAGAAATTTCATCCACGTTGGGAAGGACGTTATTTGGTTTACCCCAGCTTAACCTCCTTACCCGATGTGGTTGTAGCATTGATTCGCGCAGATTCAGGCGATCGCCTCCTTGATTATTTCCAACCAGGAGCGTAA
- a CDS encoding alpha/beta hydrolase: MKISKIFMGIVGAISILIAGGYYYVFVLGAPQLDPPQEETNTGLKFQLETFNSQAMGTVRNYGVILPPGYSKNPQKRYPVIVLLHGGHDDARAYVDKYAILNILSELYKSKKLPPSIVITPDGNDNRGSSPLYDPDYFDGPHGKIGTLIGSELVQVVKSRYRTLESPQFWALGGLSSGGWGALNIGLRYLNNFNIFFSHSGYFIDNSGPQNSPQQIVKKLSPDERKRLRIYLDAGVNDTDFLASTKAFHQTLNQLGIANVFYSFPGGHGLSGVDIGWNYFHKHLKDSLAYVGEQFNNSQPK, from the coding sequence ATGAAAATTTCTAAGATTTTCATGGGTATAGTAGGTGCGATCTCCATCTTAATTGCTGGTGGCTACTACTATGTATTTGTATTAGGCGCTCCGCAATTAGATCCACCCCAAGAAGAAACTAATACTGGTCTAAAATTTCAGTTAGAAACCTTCAATTCCCAAGCAATGGGTACAGTTCGCAATTATGGCGTGATTTTACCCCCAGGTTATAGTAAAAATCCTCAAAAGCGCTATCCTGTTATAGTTCTATTACACGGTGGTCATGATGATGCCCGTGCCTATGTTGATAAATATGCCATACTCAATATATTATCTGAATTATATAAGAGTAAAAAGTTACCTCCATCAATTGTGATTACACCTGATGGTAACGATAATCGCGGTTCGAGTCCTTTATATGACCCCGACTATTTTGATGGGCCTCACGGTAAAATAGGAACGTTGATTGGTTCGGAGTTAGTACAAGTAGTGAAGTCACGCTACCGCACGCTCGAATCACCCCAATTTTGGGCTTTGGGAGGTCTATCTTCCGGGGGATGGGGAGCATTAAATATCGGGTTACGCTATCTCAACAACTTTAATATCTTTTTTAGCCATAGTGGTTATTTTATTGATAATAGTGGCCCACAAAATAGTCCTCAACAAATCGTCAAAAAGCTATCACCTGATGAGAGAAAACGCTTGCGAATTTATTTAGATGCAGGGGTAAACGATACGGATTTTTTGGCTTCTACAAAAGCATTTCATCAAACTTTAAATCAGTTAGGTATTGCTAATGTTTTCTACTCATTTCCAGGCGGACATGGTTTATCAGGTGTTGATATAGGGTGGAACTACTTTCACAAACATCTTAAAGATTCCCTGGCTTATGTAGGAGAACAGTTTAATAATTCACAACCAAAATGA
- a CDS encoding alpha/beta hydrolase translates to MNNKKLQILFLTSVSFCLLTLTATAQAPLKTPSTAQSPPSNENVVNRLSFQIETYNSQIMGGNRTYGVSLPPGYAQNPQQRYPVVFLLHGGHGEPTDWFKGGKGKALTTLEQLYAKDKLPPSIIITPDGNDKRGSSPYRDPDYFDGPNGNVSTAIGNELVQVVKSRYRTLPNPDFWAIGGLSSGGWGAVNIGLHNFNNFSILFSHSGYFQDKSGPANSPIVYIKNVPSQVKKRLRIYLDTGSSDRDEVNEGKNFSQELARLNIDHVFREYPGSHTWQYWREHLADSLTFVGEQFKAAQTASTSKNLPNH, encoded by the coding sequence ATGAACAACAAAAAACTGCAAATATTATTCTTGACTAGTGTTTCCTTCTGCCTTTTAACATTAACTGCTACAGCGCAAGCACCACTAAAAACCCCTTCTACAGCACAGTCGCCACCCAGCAATGAGAATGTAGTTAACCGCCTCAGCTTTCAAATAGAAACCTACAACAGCCAAATCATGGGGGGAAATCGTACCTATGGAGTTTCTCTACCTCCTGGCTACGCACAAAACCCACAGCAACGTTATCCAGTAGTTTTTCTTCTCCACGGTGGTCATGGTGAACCTACCGATTGGTTTAAGGGAGGCAAAGGAAAAGCTCTGACAACCCTAGAACAGCTTTATGCTAAAGACAAATTACCACCTAGTATTATCATTACCCCAGATGGTAACGATAAGCGTGGTTCTAGTCCATATAGAGATCCTGATTATTTCGACGGCCCTAATGGTAATGTCTCTACAGCGATTGGTAATGAGTTAGTACAAGTAGTTAAAAGTCGCTACCGTACTCTACCCAATCCTGATTTTTGGGCAATTGGCGGATTATCTTCTGGCGGCTGGGGTGCTGTTAATATAGGCTTACATAATTTTAACAACTTCTCGATTTTATTTAGTCATAGTGGTTATTTTCAAGATAAAAGTGGCCCAGCAAATAGCCCAATTGTTTATATCAAAAATGTGCCATCACAAGTTAAAAAAAGATTAAGAATTTATTTAGATACAGGTAGCTCAGATCGTGATGAAGTCAATGAAGGCAAAAATTTTAGTCAAGAACTAGCACGCTTAAATATTGACCACGTATTTCGTGAATATCCTGGAAGTCACACTTGGCAATATTGGCGAGAACACTTAGCAGATTCTTTAACTTTTGTGGGTGAACAATTTAAAGCTGCACAAACAGCCAGCACATCTAAAAATCTGCCCAATCACTGA
- a CDS encoding alpha/beta fold hydrolase, producing MTHYDALIGEKFHLRRGVNLQVCHSSGAYPPMVFIHGGTGNRFNFRMQYEFAQTQGWEVLAYDLAGNGESSRYSRYSIGRHCRDLHRLLQHFGIDLPVLCCHSYGVPIGLEFIQHYPVKAIVAIAGGTHDLAPWWEIPLMKFMAWGGRYLLHLPGVQTVNKFLSTSYRHSVMERFFAENPAPTDFDAYKGLEIFWDYNFFIRHPLPKNLHIPALIITAGKDPSFTLKMGDELVSHFDDGTHLHYANAGHLVMAECAELVNEAIANWLTQKVISVHNSNTITI from the coding sequence ATGACTCATTATGATGCACTTATTGGAGAAAAATTTCACCTACGTCGAGGCGTAAATTTACAAGTTTGTCATAGTTCTGGTGCTTATCCCCCAATGGTTTTTATCCACGGAGGTACGGGAAACCGATTTAATTTTAGAATGCAGTATGAATTTGCTCAGACTCAAGGCTGGGAAGTTTTAGCCTATGATTTGGCAGGAAATGGTGAGTCTAGTCGTTACTCTCGTTATTCTATAGGGCGGCATTGTCGAGATTTACACCGATTATTGCAACACTTTGGAATTGATTTACCTGTGTTGTGCTGCCACAGTTATGGGGTTCCTATTGGTTTAGAGTTTATACAACATTATCCAGTAAAAGCAATTGTTGCTATTGCTGGGGGAACTCACGATTTAGCGCCGTGGTGGGAAATTCCCTTGATGAAATTTATGGCTTGGGGTGGCAGATATTTACTGCATTTGCCTGGGGTACAAACAGTTAACAAATTTCTCTCAACTTCCTATCGTCACAGTGTGATGGAAAGGTTTTTTGCTGAAAACCCAGCACCTACAGATTTTGATGCCTATAAAGGTTTAGAAATCTTTTGGGACTATAACTTTTTTATTCGTCATCCTTTACCGAAGAATCTGCATATTCCCGCTTTAATCATTACTGCGGGAAAAGACCCTAGCTTTACCCTCAAGATGGGGGATGAGTTAGTGAGTCACTTTGATGATGGGACTCATTTACATTACGCCAATGCGGGACATTTGGTAATGGCTGAGTGTGCTGAGTTAGTGAATGAAGCGATCGCTAATTGGCTAACTCAAAAAGTTATATCAGTTCACAATTCAAACACAATAACAATATAA
- a CDS encoding lysylphosphatidylglycerol synthase domain-containing protein, with protein MFKNFRFNFSYLLSLLLLGLCIWAIANELRAYNYQDILHSLASIPKRRLSWAIGLTILGYSVMAGYDILGFYYVDRTLSWNKIALTNFISSAFSNTIGFALLTGSAIRYRFYTGWGVPVVAIAQIIAFVNFTFWLGMLTLAGLIFLTNPLPIPTQLHLPFSTVRPLSFIFIFLLVIYLLGSIFIRQTLTIRGHVFRFPNFSLSVAQIAISSLDWVFAAAVLYVILPVNSSLSYPDFLGVYLLAMLAAVISNIPGGLGVFETVILLLLSSKISAAVILGSLLAYRGIYYFLPVLLAGGLLSIFELKYRKNI; from the coding sequence ATGTTTAAGAATTTTCGATTTAATTTCAGCTATTTATTGAGTTTGTTATTATTGGGACTTTGTATATGGGCGATCGCTAATGAATTACGAGCCTATAATTATCAGGATATTCTGCACTCATTAGCTTCCATTCCCAAACGGCGATTGAGTTGGGCGATTGGGTTAACTATTCTTGGTTATTCAGTAATGGCGGGGTATGATATTTTAGGTTTTTACTACGTTGATCGCACCCTATCGTGGAATAAAATTGCTTTAACTAACTTTATTAGTTCCGCTTTCAGTAACACTATCGGTTTTGCTTTATTGACTGGCAGTGCTATCCGTTACCGATTCTATACTGGTTGGGGAGTGCCAGTAGTAGCGATCGCCCAAATAATTGCCTTTGTGAATTTTACCTTTTGGTTAGGAATGCTTACCCTTGCTGGTTTAATTTTCCTGACTAATCCTTTACCAATTCCTACCCAACTACATTTACCTTTTTCTACAGTACGTCCCTTAAGCTTTATTTTTATCTTTTTACTCGTTATCTACCTATTAGGTAGTATTTTCATTCGGCAAACATTAACAATTCGTGGTCATGTCTTCCGTTTTCCCAACTTCTCGCTATCTGTAGCTCAAATTGCCATTTCCAGCCTTGACTGGGTTTTTGCCGCCGCAGTTCTGTATGTCATCCTGCCTGTTAATTCTAGTTTATCTTACCCTGATTTTTTAGGAGTTTACTTGCTAGCGATGCTGGCAGCAGTTATTAGTAATATTCCTGGGGGGTTGGGAGTATTTGAAACTGTTATCTTGCTCTTACTTTCTTCTAAAATTTCGGCAGCAGTAATTTTAGGCTCACTGTTAGCTTATCGCGGAATTTACTATTTTCTTCCTGTATTACTAGCTGGAGGCTTATTAAGCATTTTTGAACTGAAATATAGAAAGAATATCTAA
- a CDS encoding GAF domain-containing protein, with protein MQLHSQAEFDPHSNNPAEKGLQRVLQRLVQTMQRDALVRQTTNNLRESLQVDRVVLYYFYSQWHGQVTFEALSSEEFSILGSSGPDECFNDEYAALYLAGRTRAIADIESEPINPCHRDFLRTLQVRANLVVPVLVPKGLWGLLVAHHCQAPHFWKESDIQLMQSGAQTLATSPYILAS; from the coding sequence GTGCAACTTCACTCTCAAGCAGAATTTGATCCTCACTCGAATAACCCTGCTGAAAAGGGTTTACAAAGAGTTCTCCAGCGTCTTGTCCAAACAATGCAAAGAGACGCACTAGTTCGACAAACAACGAACAACCTGAGAGAATCGCTACAAGTTGATCGGGTGGTGTTGTATTATTTTTATTCGCAGTGGCACGGACAAGTTACATTTGAAGCCTTAAGTTCTGAAGAATTTTCCATATTAGGCTCAAGTGGGCCAGATGAATGCTTTAATGATGAATATGCAGCATTGTATTTAGCAGGACGTACAAGAGCGATCGCTGATATTGAATCAGAACCAATCAACCCTTGCCACCGCGACTTCCTCCGCACTCTGCAAGTCCGCGCCAATCTAGTTGTACCAGTTTTAGTACCCAAAGGATTATGGGGACTATTAGTTGCCCATCATTGCCAAGCGCCCCATTTTTGGAAAGAATCAGATATACAACTCATGCAATCAGGGGCGCAAACTTTAGCTACATCGCCCTACATTTTGGCAAGCTGA
- a CDS encoding class I SAM-dependent methyltransferase: MNPPSPLQQAIAQRIATSPQARITFAEYMDMVLYHPEHGYYSSNAVKIGFKGGDFFTSVNLGADFGDLLAEQFLQMWEILGQPVPFYLVEMGAGQGLLALHILKYIQAQYPKLFAALQYLIVEKSPGLKQEQQHRLQEFPVQWCNLEDIASNSIIGCFFSNELVDALPVHQFTLEAGELQEIYVTLRGVGSGEWGVGEDRGDTNLILSPNYELTEITASPSTPKLAEYFELVGINLTQGGYEDGYRSEINLAALDWLSIVADRLQRGYVITIDYGYPASRYYNPRRSQGTLQCYYQHRHHDNPYINIGQQDITAHVDFTALEKWGDRCGLAKLGFTQQALFLMALGLGNRIAALSHQQISVSELLNRRQALHQLIDPTGLGGFGVLIQAKGLTKQETSQPLKGLTIPELAR, translated from the coding sequence ATGAACCCCCCTTCACCGCTACAACAAGCCATAGCCCAGCGCATTGCTACCAGTCCCCAAGCGCGAATAACCTTTGCAGAATATATGGACATGGTGCTATACCATCCCGAACACGGTTATTATTCAAGCAATGCAGTCAAAATTGGCTTCAAAGGTGGTGATTTCTTCACCTCAGTTAATCTCGGCGCTGACTTTGGTGATTTACTAGCAGAACAATTCCTCCAAATGTGGGAAATTTTAGGACAACCAGTCCCCTTTTATTTGGTAGAAATGGGTGCAGGACAAGGATTATTAGCTTTACATATCCTCAAATATATTCAGGCGCAATATCCCAAGTTATTTGCCGCCTTGCAGTACCTTATTGTCGAAAAATCCCCAGGCTTAAAGCAAGAACAACAGCACCGCTTACAAGAATTTCCCGTGCAATGGTGCAATTTAGAAGACATAGCATCTAACTCAATTATTGGCTGCTTCTTCTCCAATGAGTTAGTAGATGCCTTACCAGTGCATCAGTTCACCTTAGAAGCAGGGGAGTTGCAAGAGATTTATGTAACCTTGCGGGGAGTGGGGAGTGGAGAGTGGGGAGTGGGGGAAGATAGGGGAGATACCAATCTTATTTTGTCTCCTAATTACGAATTAACAGAAATTACCGCCTCACCCTCAACCCCCAAACTTGCAGAATATTTTGAGTTAGTAGGAATTAATTTAACCCAAGGTGGTTATGAGGATGGCTATCGTAGTGAAATTAATTTAGCAGCCCTTGATTGGTTGAGTATAGTAGCAGACCGCTTGCAAAGAGGGTATGTGATAACAATTGATTATGGCTATCCTGCCAGCCGTTATTATAACCCCAGGCGATCGCAAGGAACCCTACAGTGCTACTATCAACACCGTCACCATGACAACCCTTATATCAATATCGGACAACAAGATATCACTGCCCATGTTGACTTTACCGCATTAGAGAAATGGGGTGATCGCTGCGGTTTAGCCAAGCTTGGTTTTACCCAACAAGCTTTATTTTTAATGGCTTTGGGCTTAGGAAACCGTATTGCTGCCCTTTCCCATCAACAAATCTCTGTCTCTGAATTACTAAATCGCAGACAAGCCCTACATCAACTAATCGATCCCACAGGACTAGGTGGCTTCGGAGTTTTAATTCAAGCCAAAGGGCTAACAAAACAAGAAACATCTCAACCACTCAAGGGTTTGACTATACCGGAGTTAGCCAGATGA
- a CDS encoding NAD(P)-dependent oxidoreductase has translation MKVAFLGTGLMGLPMAQRLLAANIEVVAYNRTPEKLAPLQAAGAEVVTHPRYAIREAECVILMLTNAAAIYHVLLSDTSWRTLEGRTIIQMGTITSTQSQEIRDSIIGGGGEYIEAPVLGSIPEAEAGTLTVMVGAEPRQYERCLDLLKNFGPEPLLIGPVGTASGLKLALNQLIASLTTSFALSLAFVQRQGIDVDKFMEVLRGSALYAPTFDKKLQRMLDGDYSNPNFPTKHLLKDTDLFISEAQYLGLELSSIETVQKILQTTMKMSFANEDYSSIFSIIKDWGEPSGG, from the coding sequence ATGAAGGTGGCATTTCTGGGAACTGGACTAATGGGACTACCAATGGCCCAAAGATTGTTAGCAGCAAATATAGAGGTAGTCGCCTATAACCGTACCCCAGAAAAACTAGCCCCACTACAAGCAGCAGGCGCGGAAGTAGTGACACATCCCCGCTATGCCATTCGAGAGGCTGAATGCGTCATCCTTATGTTGACTAACGCCGCCGCAATATACCATGTTTTGCTTTCTGATACTTCCTGGCGGACTCTGGAAGGGCGTACTATCATCCAGATGGGAACAATTACCTCTACACAAAGCCAAGAAATTCGAGATTCTATAATTGGTGGTGGCGGCGAATATATAGAAGCACCAGTGTTAGGAAGTATACCAGAAGCAGAAGCGGGAACGCTGACGGTGATGGTAGGTGCTGAACCTCGACAATATGAACGTTGTCTAGATTTACTCAAGAATTTTGGCCCAGAACCGTTACTGATAGGGCCTGTAGGAACCGCATCTGGTTTGAAATTAGCTCTAAATCAGTTAATAGCTTCATTAACTACCAGCTTCGCTCTAAGTTTAGCCTTTGTACAGCGTCAAGGCATTGATGTAGACAAATTTATGGAAGTTCTGCGGGGAAGTGCGCTATATGCCCCTACCTTTGATAAAAAGCTGCAAAGAATGCTGGATGGCGATTATAGCAATCCCAATTTTCCGACAAAACACTTACTCAAAGATACAGATTTGTTTATTTCCGAAGCCCAATATCTAGGTTTGGAACTCAGCAGTATTGAAACTGTGCAGAAAATTTTACAAACAACGATGAAAATGTCATTCGCAAATGAAGATTATTCTTCCATATTCTCCATCATTAAAGATTGGGGAGAACCAAGTGGCGGTTAG
- a CDS encoding carbon dioxide-concentrating mechanism protein CcmK, whose translation MSSLQAVGALETKGFPAVLAAADAMVKAGRVTLVGYIRVGSARFTVNIRGDVSEVKTAMAAGVEAAQNVYGGTLESWVIIPRPHENVEAVLPIGYTDAVQQYRDSVENPIIRSNNGR comes from the coding sequence ATGTCGTCATTACAGGCAGTGGGAGCGTTAGAGACTAAGGGTTTTCCGGCTGTGTTAGCAGCAGCAGATGCTATGGTGAAAGCTGGTCGTGTTACCCTCGTAGGCTATATCCGAGTTGGTAGCGCTCGTTTTACAGTTAATATTCGTGGCGATGTTTCCGAAGTTAAGACAGCAATGGCGGCTGGTGTGGAAGCTGCACAGAATGTTTATGGTGGTACTTTAGAATCTTGGGTAATTATTCCCCGTCCTCATGAAAACGTTGAAGCTGTGCTACCTATTGGTTACACAGATGCAGTTCAACAGTATCGGGATTCTGTAGAAAATCCTATCATTCGTTCTAACAACGGGCGATAG
- a CDS encoding carbon dioxide-concentrating mechanism protein CcmK, which translates to MPMAVGVIETLGFPAVLAAADAMVKSAAVTLVYYGQAESARMLVAVRGHVAEVRRAVEAGIEAGEQAHGGEVITHYIVPNPPENVEDILPIHFTEKSDPFRVF; encoded by the coding sequence ATGCCAATGGCGGTTGGCGTAATTGAAACTTTAGGATTTCCGGCTGTGCTTGCGGCAGCAGATGCGATGGTAAAATCTGCCGCAGTCACCTTAGTATATTATGGTCAGGCAGAAAGCGCTCGTATGTTAGTGGCTGTGCGCGGACACGTTGCTGAAGTAAGAAGAGCCGTTGAGGCGGGAATTGAGGCTGGTGAACAAGCACATGGTGGTGAAGTTATCACTCATTATATAGTTCCTAATCCTCCAGAAAATGTGGAAGATATCCTTCCCATTCACTTTACCGAAAAATCAGATCCTTTTAGGGTTTTCTAA
- a CDS encoding alpha/beta fold hydrolase: MFPNFLPATVEQLTEAESIALARSIQTHAIATPLSNQPITTAYVRQGIGSTPILLIHGFDSSVLEFRRLIPLLAQENETWAVDLLGFGFTERLAGIQFSPVAIKTHLYYFWKTLINQPVILVGASMGGAAAIDFTLTYPEVVEKLVLIDSAGLRGGSPLTKFMFPPLDYMAAQFLRSPKVRDRVARAAYKNPSFATLDALYCGALHLEMPSWPEALIAFTKSGGYSAFRFKKLAEIVSPTLILWGDNDKILGTEDGRRFKRAIPHSQLIWIEDCGHIPHLEQPSITAQHILNFVTEKVGSY; the protein is encoded by the coding sequence ATGTTTCCAAATTTTTTACCAGCCACAGTCGAGCAACTTACCGAAGCTGAGTCGATCGCCTTAGCTAGAAGTATTCAAACTCACGCGATCGCTACTCCCTTAAGTAATCAACCAATCACTACAGCCTATGTACGTCAAGGGATTGGGAGTACACCAATTTTATTAATTCATGGCTTCGATAGTTCTGTATTAGAATTTCGTCGTCTTATACCACTGTTAGCACAAGAGAATGAAACTTGGGCGGTGGATTTGTTGGGTTTTGGATTTACAGAAAGACTTGCTGGGATACAGTTTAGCCCTGTGGCTATAAAAACTCATCTATATTACTTCTGGAAAACTCTGATTAACCAACCTGTAATTTTGGTGGGTGCATCAATGGGGGGTGCGGCGGCGATTGATTTTACGCTCACTTACCCAGAAGTAGTAGAGAAGTTAGTGTTAATTGATAGTGCTGGTTTGCGGGGGGGTTCACCGCTAACTAAATTTATGTTTCCCCCATTGGATTATATGGCGGCTCAGTTTTTAAGGAGTCCGAAAGTGCGCGATCGCGTGGCTCGTGCTGCTTACAAAAATCCTAGTTTTGCCACCCTTGATGCTCTATATTGTGGTGCATTACATTTAGAAATGCCTAGCTGGCCTGAAGCTTTAATTGCATTTACTAAGAGTGGTGGCTACTCTGCTTTTAGATTTAAAAAACTGGCTGAAATTGTCTCACCTACTCTAATTTTATGGGGTGATAACGATAAAATTTTAGGTACTGAAGACGGCAGAAGATTTAAAAGAGCGATTCCTCATAGCCAACTCATCTGGATTGAAGATTGTGGTCACATACCACATTTAGAACAACCGAGTATTACTGCTCAACATATCCTTAACTTTGTAACTGAAAAGGTTGGAAGTTACTAA